In Granulicatella elegans, one genomic interval encodes:
- the acpS gene encoding holo-ACP synthase gives MAIIGVGMDAIELSRIEKIVVQDSSFIQRVLTSKEYSVYETLGIKRKVEYLAGRFAAKEAYSKALGTGIGKAVSFQDIEILNAKTGQPVLTAPHHYQKHVSITHTNHDAYAVVILEKTPSNIEEGK, from the coding sequence ATGGCAATTATTGGTGTCGGAATGGATGCAATTGAATTATCAAGAATCGAAAAAATTGTAGTACAAGATTCATCCTTTATTCAACGAGTATTAACTTCAAAGGAATATTCTGTCTATGAAACTTTAGGCATCAAAAGAAAAGTAGAATATTTAGCAGGAAGATTTGCAGCCAAAGAAGCTTATTCTAAAGCACTAGGGACTGGAATAGGAAAAGCTGTATCTTTTCAAGACATTGAAATTCTAAATGCTAAGACTGGACAACCAGTATTAACTGCTCCACACCATTATCAAAAACATGTCAGTATTACGCATACAAACCATGATGCGTACGCTGTTGTTATTTTAGAAAAGACTCCCTCAAATATAGAAGAAGGAAAGTGA
- the alr gene encoding alanine racemase has protein sequence MFPAIHRNTRVIINLNAIKQNIKTVKVHYPNTDIFAVVKANAYGHGMMEVAKAAHEEGVAGFCVALLDEAIQLRQEGCQETILILGISRLEDVPILCDYRISTTVSSLKWLKKAQTLIPDGKQLIVHLAIDTGMGRIGVRTPEQVQEIEQFLREHDSQFVFEGIFTHFATADEADTSQFEQQLASFNECVEALEQRPTYVHCSNSAAAIWHEGLTTNVIRWGIGLYGLNPSNGELQLPDTLQLEEALIWETEMVYVKQLHAGDTISYGATYTCSEDEWIATLPVGYADGYLRAYVPGEVIVSGVRCPIVGRVCMDQCMIRLPYEMSVGTKVTLLGKNGNECITAEELSHRSHTISYESLCLISDRVPRSYKL, from the coding sequence ATGTTTCCTGCAATTCATAGGAATACACGTGTAATTATTAATTTAAATGCGATTAAACAAAATATTAAAACTGTCAAAGTCCATTATCCCAATACAGATATATTTGCCGTAGTAAAGGCAAATGCTTATGGACATGGAATGATGGAAGTTGCTAAAGCGGCTCATGAAGAAGGAGTTGCAGGTTTTTGTGTAGCATTGTTAGATGAAGCCATTCAATTAAGACAAGAAGGGTGCCAAGAAACGATTTTGATATTAGGAATTAGTCGATTAGAAGATGTGCCAATTCTTTGTGATTATCGTATTTCGACAACTGTTAGTTCCCTGAAATGGTTAAAAAAAGCCCAGACTCTAATTCCAGATGGAAAGCAACTGATTGTGCATTTAGCGATTGATACAGGGATGGGAAGAATTGGAGTTCGAACACCAGAACAAGTTCAAGAGATAGAACAATTTTTAAGAGAACATGATTCGCAATTTGTTTTTGAAGGAATCTTTACTCATTTTGCGACTGCTGATGAAGCAGATACGAGTCAGTTCGAACAGCAATTGGCATCATTTAATGAGTGTGTTGAAGCTTTAGAACAACGTCCAACTTATGTTCATTGTTCGAATTCAGCTGCAGCTATTTGGCATGAAGGATTAACAACAAATGTGATTCGATGGGGGATTGGTTTGTACGGATTAAATCCTTCTAATGGAGAATTACAACTTCCTGACACATTACAATTAGAAGAAGCATTAATTTGGGAAACGGAAATGGTTTATGTAAAACAACTACATGCAGGGGATACGATTAGTTATGGTGCTACTTATACTTGTAGTGAAGATGAATGGATTGCTACATTACCCGTAGGATATGCGGATGGCTACCTTCGTGCATATGTTCCTGGTGAAGTCATTGTTTCAGGGGTAAGATGTCCAATAGTTGGACGAGTTTGTATGGATCAATGTATGATTCGTCTTCCTTATGAAATGTCAGTAGGAACAAAGGTAACTCTATTAGGAAAAAATGGTAATGAGTGCATTACGGCAGAAGAATTGTCTCATAGAAGTCACACTATTTCATATGAATCATTATGTTTAATTAGTGATCGTGTGCCAAGAAGTTATAAATTATAA
- a CDS encoding type II toxin-antitoxin system PemK/MazF family toxin, protein MVKRGEVYLADLSPVVGSEQGGKRPVLIVQNDVGNHFSTTVIVAAITAKHEKANLPTHIEIQKDQFQFSKESTVLLEQVRTIDKVRLIERITEVDDAFMEKVNEGLRISFGI, encoded by the coding sequence ATGGTAAAAAGAGGAGAAGTATATTTAGCAGACTTATCTCCTGTAGTAGGAAGTGAACAGGGAGGAAAACGTCCCGTTCTAATTGTTCAAAATGATGTTGGGAATCATTTTAGTACAACGGTAATTGTCGCTGCTATTACGGCAAAACATGAAAAAGCGAATTTACCAACGCATATTGAAATTCAAAAAGATCAATTTCAATTTAGTAAGGAATCTACTGTGTTATTAGAACAAGTTCGTACCATTGATAAAGTTCGATTAATTGAAAGAATAACAGAAGTCGATGATGCCTTTATGGAAAAAGTAAATGAAGGTCTCAGAATTAGTTTCGGAATTTAA
- a CDS encoding ISL3 family transposase, whose amino-acid sequence MTTIQEVVLQIKDKNVKWEDNVEEGYFKKKKSLFFFATYTYCLDACPNCSCVNRDFSIVKNGTRTSRITLNPVSGLPAFLKLRKQRFFCRECSHSFTADTTSIVDLNAFISKNVKNEMKVKACETVSESHIAKEMNVSVHTVRRVVNETAESLRIKPLNELPEHMCWDEFKSVASAESSMSFAYCDAITHQLVDVVQDRKMKNLVRYFNQFPLQTRLNVKTISIDMYAPYIEVIKRLFPKAKIIIDPFHIIQALNRELNKTRTRKMNQVRFKDRRLYNKLKRYWKLILKNRDDLQSYHYSYYRLFDWLTHSQGIVDYLLQEVPSLKPEYETVHQLREVFKERNFNDFKEELMSVQPKLLSDGLNRVLQTFKKFLPYLQNSCEYPTLSNGPIEGINNKIKVLKRNAYGYSSFTHFRNRILLMSKLFTPTTKKGIKQPDAA is encoded by the coding sequence ATGACTACTATACAAGAAGTTGTGCTACAAATCAAAGATAAAAATGTAAAATGGGAAGATAATGTAGAAGAAGGGTATTTTAAGAAGAAAAAAAGCTTGTTTTTCTTCGCTACCTATACCTATTGCCTAGACGCTTGCCCTAACTGTAGTTGTGTAAATCGTGATTTTTCTATTGTTAAAAACGGTACTCGTACTTCTAGAATTACGCTTAATCCGGTTTCTGGATTGCCTGCTTTTCTTAAATTAAGAAAACAGCGTTTCTTCTGCCGTGAATGCTCTCATAGTTTTACTGCTGATACAACTAGTATCGTAGACCTTAATGCTTTTATTTCTAAAAATGTAAAAAATGAAATGAAAGTCAAAGCTTGCGAAACAGTTTCTGAATCTCATATCGCTAAAGAAATGAATGTTTCTGTTCATACTGTTCGCAGAGTTGTCAATGAAACTGCTGAATCTCTTAGAATTAAGCCTTTAAATGAGTTACCTGAACATATGTGTTGGGATGAATTTAAGTCTGTAGCTTCCGCTGAATCTAGTATGAGTTTTGCTTATTGTGACGCTATTACTCATCAACTTGTTGATGTTGTTCAAGATAGAAAAATGAAGAATTTAGTTCGTTATTTCAACCAGTTTCCTCTACAAACACGTTTAAATGTTAAAACAATTTCGATTGATATGTATGCTCCATACATTGAAGTCATTAAACGTTTATTCCCTAAGGCTAAAATTATTATTGATCCATTTCATATTATTCAAGCTTTAAATAGAGAATTAAACAAGACAAGAACAAGAAAAATGAATCAAGTACGCTTTAAAGATAGACGTCTTTATAATAAATTAAAACGTTACTGGAAACTAATCTTAAAAAATCGAGATGACCTTCAATCCTATCACTACAGCTATTACCGATTATTCGATTGGTTAACGCATTCTCAAGGAATTGTAGATTATTTATTACAAGAAGTACCTTCACTTAAACCAGAATATGAAACAGTACATCAATTAAGAGAAGTTTTTAAAGAGCGAAATTTCAATGATTTCAAAGAAGAATTGATGAGTGTACAACCAAAACTTCTGTCTGATGGATTAAATCGTGTTCTCCAAACATTTAAGAAATTTTTACCGTATTTACAAAATTCTTGTGAGTATCCAACACTTTCAAATGGACCTATTGAAGGGATTAACAACAAGATAAAAGTACTTAAAAGAAATGCATATGGCTACAGCAGTTTTACTCATTTTAGAAATAGAATTCTACTAATGTCTAAACTATTTACTCCAACAACTAAAAAAGGAATTAAGCAACCTGACGCTGCTTAA
- a CDS encoding ABC transporter permease, producing MKIAWNEIKYQPKKFILIEVLIVIMMFMVIFLSGLTNGLGRTITAQIENFGEVQYILSKDSEGVIPFSNFTSQSLTEIEALKLEESFGLVIQRSSLSKENEDSTQDVTFFAVDHLNQVSSKVETMNYSLEKLGNQEVVLDESYKEKGIAVGDTIQDKASKDNLTVVAFAKNAKYGHSSIAFVTAETYEAMRQKTDPNYTWKPQTIVTKQAVDSDQLSNQLIVFQPKQLIKKIPGYTAENMTLTMITWVLLVASSAILGVFFYILTLQKLQQFGVLKAIGMSMKQITAIQLSQIGILSVIGVGVGLALAFAMALVLPSAMPFYMTLQGNVTIALSFILIAVLCGALSILKIKQVDPIEVIGGKGE from the coding sequence ATGAAAATAGCATGGAATGAAATTAAATATCAACCTAAAAAATTTATTTTAATCGAGGTACTGATTGTCATTATGATGTTTATGGTCATATTTTTATCAGGATTAACAAATGGATTAGGAAGAACAATTACTGCACAAATTGAAAATTTTGGTGAAGTACAATATATTCTTTCAAAAGATTCAGAAGGAGTGATTCCTTTTTCAAATTTTACAAGCCAAAGTTTAACAGAAATTGAAGCATTAAAATTAGAAGAATCGTTTGGCTTAGTCATTCAACGTTCTTCTCTATCAAAAGAAAATGAAGACAGTACGCAAGATGTAACATTTTTTGCAGTGGATCACTTAAATCAAGTATCTAGCAAAGTAGAAACAATGAATTACTCATTAGAAAAATTAGGGAATCAAGAAGTGGTATTAGATGAATCGTATAAAGAAAAAGGCATTGCAGTAGGAGATACCATTCAAGATAAAGCGTCAAAAGACAATTTAACAGTCGTAGCTTTTGCCAAAAATGCTAAATATGGACATAGTTCCATTGCATTTGTCACTGCAGAAACATATGAAGCAATGCGTCAAAAAACTGATCCTAATTATACTTGGAAACCACAAACAATTGTAACAAAACAAGCGGTTGATTCTGACCAGTTGTCTAATCAGCTAATCGTATTTCAACCAAAACAACTAATTAAGAAAATCCCAGGATATACAGCTGAAAATATGACGTTAACGATGATTACATGGGTATTACTAGTAGCATCTTCAGCTATTTTAGGAGTGTTTTTCTACATTTTAACATTGCAAAAATTACAACAATTTGGTGTGTTAAAAGCTATTGGTATGTCGATGAAACAAATTACAGCCATTCAACTATCTCAAATCGGTATTTTATCAGTGATTGGAGTAGGAGTCGGATTGGCTTTAGCATTTGCCATGGCATTAGTTCTTCCAAGTGCGATGCCGTTTTATATGACCTTACAAGGAAATGTCACGATTGCATTGAGCTTTATTCTTATCGCTGTATTATGTGGAGCGTTATCGATTTTAAAAATTAAACAAGTAGATCCAATTGAAGTCATTGGTGGAAAGGGTGAATAG
- a CDS encoding ABC transporter ATP-binding protein, with product MSVIELKNITKSFMDGMQKREILHDLNLTVNKGEFVAIVGPSGSGKSTFLSIAGLLLSSDSGEIRIADQNLTNVTQSEWTKKRLELLGFIFQDHQLLSYMTVGNQLEEVSKLKGQKDSAKRKEEVQTLLKELGVDGCYHLYPNQISGGQKQRVAIARAFIGNPQLILADEPTASLDPEKAQEIAQLIQREVKEKQKSAIMVTHDRSVLEYVDTVYELKKGSLVRL from the coding sequence ATGTCAGTTATTGAATTAAAAAATATTACAAAATCATTTATGGACGGAATGCAAAAAAGAGAAATTCTCCATGATTTGAATTTAACCGTGAATAAAGGGGAATTTGTTGCGATTGTAGGGCCTTCAGGTTCAGGAAAGTCAACGTTTTTATCGATTGCTGGATTATTATTATCTTCTGATTCAGGAGAAATACGCATTGCAGATCAAAACTTAACGAATGTAACGCAAAGCGAATGGACTAAAAAACGTTTAGAATTATTAGGATTTATTTTCCAAGATCATCAATTATTGTCTTATATGACAGTTGGAAATCAATTAGAAGAAGTTTCTAAATTAAAAGGACAAAAAGATTCTGCTAAACGTAAAGAAGAAGTTCAAACATTATTAAAAGAATTAGGGGTAGACGGGTGTTATCATTTATACCCAAATCAAATTTCTGGTGGGCAAAAACAAAGAGTTGCTATTGCACGAGCGTTTATCGGAAATCCGCAATTAATTTTAGCAGATGAACCAACGGCGAGTTTGGATCCGGAAAAAGCACAGGAAATTGCTCAATTAATTCAAAGAGAAGTAAAAGAAAAACAAAAGAGTGCCATTATGGTTACTCACGACCGTTCAGTATTAGAATATGTGGACACTGTCTATGAGTTAAAAAAAGGAAGTTTAGTTCGCCTGTAA
- a CDS encoding response regulator transcription factor, whose amino-acid sequence MFSILVCEDDFAIKTMISTKLKQENYSVYTAQNGQEALNLMEKQQIDLVISDIMMPEMDGYEFVQILRETKYTLPILMITAKSQLESLEEAFKLGVDDYMVKPLRLEELVLRVKALLRRSQLEAEKVLTFTHTRLDYNALTMTDLTTGEQVQIPPKEFFLLYKLLSHPEKIFTRLDLLDDIWGMEEDYDERLVDACIKRIRQKLKGNEDFDIVTVRGLGYKGTIKHG is encoded by the coding sequence ATGTTTAGTATATTAGTTTGTGAAGATGATTTTGCGATTAAAACAATGATTTCTACAAAATTAAAGCAAGAAAATTACTCTGTCTATACTGCTCAAAATGGACAAGAAGCTTTGAATTTGATGGAGAAACAACAGATTGATTTAGTCATTTCAGATATTATGATGCCTGAGATGGATGGTTATGAATTCGTTCAAATATTGAGAGAAACGAAGTATACATTGCCAATCTTAATGATTACCGCAAAATCTCAATTAGAATCGTTAGAAGAAGCTTTTAAATTAGGGGTGGATGACTATATGGTCAAGCCTCTACGATTAGAAGAACTCGTTTTAAGAGTGAAAGCATTATTGAGAAGATCTCAACTAGAAGCAGAAAAAGTGCTGACGTTTACTCACACTCGATTAGATTACAATGCCTTAACAATGACGGATTTAACAACAGGAGAACAAGTACAAATTCCCCCAAAAGAATTTTTCTTATTATACAAATTATTAAGTCATCCTGAAAAAATCTTTACACGATTAGATTTGTTAGATGATATATGGGGAATGGAAGAAGATTATGACGAGCGTTTAGTCGATGCTTGTATTAAAAGAATTCGTCAAAAACTAAAAGGGAACGAAGATTTCGACATTGTAACGGTTAGAGGATTAGGCTATAAAGGAACAATTAAACATGGATAA
- a CDS encoding HAMP domain-containing sensor histidine kinase, whose amino-acid sequence MDKQKEIQFSLRKYFVRLFFIILVATSFIGVAVIFFLKNLLKIETSLTSWLLIFGGTIIVIGSLVMWWGSVYLTRPISDLNESVKSISKGNYNHKIYRRQYPKDTAKYHNEIDQLARNINQMAEDLKKSSQHRADFIANFSHELKTPIAALVGVSDLLADEKLDEATRRDLTHILQSESMRLSRLCDDIVTLTKMEKGFSPQKTKVQLDEQIRHAVILMTEKWKEKEIHLTFSSKPVYCRTDADLMMQVWTNLIDNAIKYSGDTVELNITILEENQQVKVLIEDKGIGLTPEAQRHIFEQFYQAEQSHVQEGNGLGLAIVQSIVHRLKGEISVESELGKGSVFEIILPIEDESL is encoded by the coding sequence ATGGATAAACAAAAAGAAATTCAATTTTCACTTCGAAAATATTTTGTCCGCTTATTTTTTATAATATTAGTAGCGACCAGTTTTATTGGAGTAGCGGTCATATTTTTCTTGAAAAATCTGTTAAAAATCGAAACAAGTTTAACGTCCTGGTTACTGATTTTTGGCGGAACGATTATTGTGATTGGAAGTTTAGTGATGTGGTGGGGATCCGTTTATTTAACACGTCCAATTTCTGATTTGAATGAATCTGTTAAATCAATTTCTAAGGGAAACTATAATCATAAAATCTACCGTAGACAGTATCCAAAAGACACTGCGAAATATCATAATGAAATTGATCAATTAGCTCGAAATATCAATCAAATGGCTGAAGATTTAAAGAAGAGTAGCCAACACCGTGCAGATTTTATTGCGAATTTCTCCCATGAATTAAAAACTCCAATTGCTGCATTAGTAGGAGTAAGTGATTTACTAGCAGACGAAAAATTGGATGAAGCAACAAGAAGGGACTTAACTCATATTTTACAATCAGAAAGTATGCGATTGAGTCGTTTATGTGATGATATTGTAACACTTACAAAAATGGAAAAAGGCTTTTCACCGCAGAAAACAAAAGTTCAATTGGATGAACAAATTCGACATGCAGTCATTTTGATGACGGAAAAGTGGAAAGAGAAAGAAATTCACTTAACTTTTTCAAGTAAGCCTGTCTATTGTCGAACCGATGCAGATTTGATGATGCAAGTTTGGACCAATTTAATTGATAATGCGATTAAATATTCTGGAGATACAGTCGAATTAAACATTACGATTCTTGAAGAAAATCAACAGGTTAAGGTTCTGATTGAAGATAAGGGAATTGGACTTACTCCAGAAGCACAACGACATATTTTTGAACAATTTTACCAAGCAGAACAATCACATGTGCAAGAAGGAAATGGATTAGGACTAGCGATTGTTCAATCCATTGTGCATCGTCTAAAAGGTGAAATTTCGGTAGAAAGCGAACTAGGAAAAGGAAGCGTATTTGAAATTATATTACCGATAGAAGATGAATCATTGTAA
- a CDS encoding ISL3 family transposase: MQKREIRVMIKSTKTNQRRISLMDYCIRKLLRLTEENFITDENWLEIVTENNETVHKINGTWTSACTSCLYCSSENVMKHSPMEHKIRIPHLFGHKTILDLKVQRFICKDCHKTWVADCPLVPKNSNISYDLECQIMLYLKENFSRKAIAKLLSISDKTVERVMKKFKIKTMQQYHYLPKVLCLDEFRGVKTQQGKMNFICLDGENRQLIDILPGRTLHEMISFFMKFSRKQRLKVRYLVMDMNASYQNLIKTVFPNAVIVVDRFHIVQHMNRNFNQLRIVIMKQFSAKSTQQKTLKRYWKVLLKPSDELDEEKLRYNYHFKTYLTQAQLVEKLLSFDEVLSDAYDFIQELRKAYKKKDYEAFMTCIKEIPKQLPYEFKKKFEVFKRFKNGIYQAFTTGYSNGAIEGTNNLIKVIKRVAYGYRNFENMKLRIKIIKGCFFTPVNRKSL; encoded by the coding sequence ATGCAAAAAAGAGAAATCCGAGTTATGATTAAGTCGACTAAAACAAATCAAAGGAGGATTTCTCTCATGGACTATTGTATACGAAAATTACTAAGATTAACAGAAGAAAATTTTATTACGGATGAAAATTGGTTAGAAATCGTGACAGAAAACAATGAAACAGTTCATAAAATTAATGGAACTTGGACAAGTGCTTGTACTTCTTGTCTATATTGTTCTAGCGAAAATGTGATGAAACATTCTCCTATGGAACATAAAATTAGAATTCCACACCTATTTGGACATAAGACTATTTTAGACCTTAAAGTACAACGATTCATCTGTAAAGATTGTCATAAAACATGGGTTGCAGATTGCCCTCTTGTTCCAAAAAATAGTAATATTTCTTATGATTTAGAGTGTCAAATTATGTTGTATTTAAAAGAAAACTTCTCTAGAAAAGCAATCGCTAAACTCCTTTCAATTTCTGATAAGACTGTTGAAAGAGTGATGAAAAAGTTTAAAATAAAAACAATGCAGCAGTATCATTATTTACCTAAAGTGCTTTGTTTAGATGAATTTAGAGGCGTTAAAACGCAACAAGGGAAAATGAATTTCATTTGTTTAGATGGAGAAAATCGCCAATTAATTGATATTTTGCCTGGTAGAACACTTCATGAAATGATTTCATTCTTTATGAAGTTTTCTCGTAAACAACGTTTAAAAGTAAGATATTTAGTGATGGATATGAATGCTTCTTATCAAAACCTTATTAAAACAGTATTTCCAAATGCTGTTATCGTAGTAGATCGATTCCATATCGTTCAACATATGAATCGTAATTTTAATCAACTGCGCATTGTGATTATGAAGCAATTCTCAGCGAAATCAACACAACAGAAGACATTGAAACGTTACTGGAAAGTACTCTTAAAGCCTAGTGATGAATTAGATGAAGAAAAATTAAGGTACAATTATCACTTCAAAACCTATCTTACTCAAGCTCAATTGGTAGAAAAATTATTGAGTTTTGACGAAGTGTTATCAGATGCATATGATTTCATTCAAGAACTTAGAAAAGCCTATAAAAAGAAAGATTACGAGGCATTTATGACATGTATAAAGGAAATTCCAAAACAATTACCTTATGAATTTAAGAAGAAGTTTGAAGTGTTTAAACGTTTTAAGAATGGGATTTATCAAGCTTTTACGACAGGATATTCCAATGGAGCTATTGAAGGAACGAATAATCTCATTAAAGTAATTAAACGTGTTGCATATGGATATCGAAATTTTGAGAATATGAAATTAAGAATCAAGATTATTAAAGGTTGTTTCTTTACCCCGGTCAATAGAAAGTCATTATGA
- a CDS encoding helix-turn-helix domain-containing protein, with translation MAITYRKLFHLLIDKNMSVSDLQKKAGYSANISTRLKNDNYVSLETIEKICRALNCKIEDIIEIKED, from the coding sequence ATGGCTATAACATATCGAAAATTATTCCATTTATTGATAGATAAAAATATGAGTGTTTCAGATTTACAAAAGAAAGCTGGGTATAGTGCTAATATATCAACCAGATTAAAAAATGATAATTACGTTTCTCTTGAAACAATAGAGAAAATATGTAGAGCTTTGAATTGCAAAATTGAGGATATTATAGAAATCAAGGAGGATTAG